The genome window CTGCATATGTGAAGAGAAATTCTGTAACATTATAAAACTCAGTGAACTCAAATTTGATGCTTGATATATGACTGCATGGATCCAGACAAGCTAATCTGTGTATGCAACAaatcaactttgatttgatttgttgtatttttttaaaaGGCACGTCCTTATCAAATGCACAGCACTATTTCATGATTCATATCCCAAACAAAAAACGCACAAAAAGAACCAATTCGGTTGTCAGTAGTAGCCTATGCATCTAGTCTCCTCTAGTATTCGTCAGACATCAAAGATACTTTAGTCACAACTCAGCAATGTCTTAGAATTTGTTAGAACATCCCAGTTTTTACTGCATATTAAACATATAGGCAGTACATTCAATCAATTTTACACAACAGAGTCAGAGAGCAGCGGTAAAAACAACAACGTATTGTATTCGGGATTTCTTGTTATAATTGTGAGGTCAATGGCTCTCGTCATACTGTACACGAGAAAACAAATTAAGATAGACAGTGATTCAACTGAATATTCAGCAGAATGACTCTTTATCAAATTGCTTGTGTTTATCATGGAGTGCATACCTCTCAGCTGCAGGAGGCTGTCTGTTACGCCCCTGCCTAACCTTTGATCCAATCAGGTGGAACATCTCCACCACATTGAGCAGCAGAGACACACAGGCCATCACCAGCATGAAGATGATAAAGATAGTCTTCTCAGTAGGCCGCGATATGAAGCACTCTACATGGTCTCCCTTACATGGGTATCCACTGCATTTAATCTTATTGGGCAATACAAAGCCATACAGGTAATACTGGCCCACTATGAATCCAACCTCAAATAGAATCTTAAAAAACACATTGGACATGTAACTGACAAGCAAGGTCCCCTTTATGTGAACTTTGCCCTTGTCGTCAGTGTATTTGGGCACTTTCACAATTCCATTCTTTCCTTTTGATTGTTGTCTTCTCATTTTATTTTCCTTGTGGATGACGTGCATGACGTGTGCCAGGTAAACCAGAGTTGGGACGGAGACGAAGATGATCTGAAGGACCCAGAAGCGGATGTGGGAGATGGGGAAAGCCCGGTCGTAGCACAGATTCTTACAACCTGGTGACAGTGTGTTACAGACCAGACGTGATTGCTCATCCCCCCATACTTTTTCTATCCCTGCAACCAGAACCAACAGTCTGAACACAAACAGGACTGTCAGCCAAACCTTCCCGACAACTGTAGAGTGGGATTGTACTTTGTCCAACAGGGAAGCAAGAAAGGACCAGTCCCCCATTTTTCAGGTGTGGCTAAATGTTCGAAGAAAGATTGGATAATAGGAGATAAAACATGATTAGTGTTGTTAGTACTGTATCTACTACATATGAATCTTAGTTTGATCGCTctgttgttgctgagaatttttctGCACCGAAGGATATGCAGAtaagctttgtgatttacataaatccACTGACACAAGGTGCAGTAACTAACCACGCTAACACACGGTTATATTAACAGagcttttcatgtagcctactttaggacagctaatagcctaaccactgatcaagcaacattatggactaaacgttaAAATCCCTTTGCTGCAGGATTGTTTTGCTGTGAAAAcacaggtcaaattaagatcatacatctgtatACTCTATGAAGATACAGTAGTCAGCCAATGTTCTATGTAACACGTTTTGCTGCAGTGTAAACTAAATTACATGGTAGTTTGCTGAAATGTTGAGTATATAAAGCAGCTTTCTTACCTCAGAGGTGAGCACAATCTCCCCACACCAGTTCTTCTCTACTGTGGAGAATTCTCTCTTAATGAATTGAACTCTCCCCTCTTATAGTTTGACATCAGTTTGAATCATCAGGTCAACCCCATCCAGCCCCATACTCTCTGACAACTTGCACGTCGTTCATTCCTCTTTAAAGATGTTTAAACCAAGGAAGGCAGAAACTcatgactgcccccccccccaaatatgtCATCATTGGTCAGTCACCACCCAACGCCTCATCCTTGTGAAGCAATCAAATGACTGTAAATCCAAAAGGTCATGGTGGATTCAGGGATGATATCAAACACGATCCATGGCATTTGGTCCCTACCTGGAGGGGTAGGCTACTATTCATCTCTATGTTTGTGTTGATATCTCCTTTGAGACTTTCCAAAGATGCCTTACTTTAACAGATGAGTTTGCTCATGGAGAATCTCAGCTGTGTACAATAATTTAAAGTACTGACACAAAAATCCAGTAAGAAACAAACTTTCTGTAGAAAATACGTCAGAGAGGGTTGAATGACTCTACAAAATGTGTTTGTAATAGTTCACATGTTTAGATTGGGAGTTCAAGCACATCTTTTGTGCTGACATTAACatgaggagggggtgtgatgtcAAAAGGTCAACCCACtttagaggaagagagagattaaGTGAAattatgaaattgttgcatggaAGTCTGATTGGTGTATAAGTGTTACTACAAGCACGTAGTATAACTGTGAGTCAGGCTGACCAAACCCATCAGGTTTATAAGAATGGGCTAGTCTTTGAGTATTTCAATATCCTAATCCCATGTTCACGAACGCTATTCCTTGCCTCTGGCTTATTGATGATAAACATTTCTGATCTGAGCAATATAACAAGTGAGTAAATCTGTTTATTTTTGTACAAACTGAAGATAATATCTCACGGATATGTAGAAATAAATAGCATTTAATTTTGAAATAGTGCTGTGAAGCCAATTTACTTTTACAGTCTTTTCACAGCTCACTACTATCAAAGGCAATTAATTATCTCAGTATGTTGTCAATTTTTCTCTAAAATGGTATTCATGAATGAAATTTGACCTGTGTTTTCCACAGAGATAATAATCAGTGACAATGGGGGACTGGTCATATCTTTCCAAGTTACTGGACAAGGTGCAGTCCCACTCAACGGCCATCGGAAAGACATGGATGAGTGTCCTGTTTATCTTCAGGATCCTGGTTCTGGGTGCAGCAGCAGATAGCGTGTGGGGAGACGAACAGTCTGATTTCTACTGCAACAACAAAGAACCTGGGTGTGAGAATGTGTGCTATGACTGGGCCTTCCCCATCTCACACATCCGTTTCTGGGTCATGCAGATCATCTTTGTCTCCACCCCAACTCTTCTATATCTGGGCCATGCCATGCATGTCATCCAAAGGGAGGATAAAATGAGGGAGGCACTGCAGAGCCAGGTTGACAATGGCATGTTGAAGAGGCCCAAATACACAGATGACCGGGGGAAAATCAAAATCAAGGGAATTCTGCTACGTAGCTACATGACCCAGTTGTTCTTTAAGATAGTGTTGGAGCTCGCTTTTATTGTGGGACAGTACTACTTATATGGGTTTGTCATGAAACCCATGTTCCTCTGTCAACAACAGCCCTGTTCCAGACTGGGTGCTGAGTGCTTCATGTCCCGTCCCACAGAGAAGACCATCTTTATCATCTTCATGCTGGTGGTGAGCTGTGTGTCCCTGCTTTTGAATGTGATCGAGGTGTTTTATTTGATTTGCACCAGAATAAAATGTGGAAACAAGAAACAATACCCACTGCATATCACCTCAGTTGAGAACCCAATCACGCTTTACTGTCCTACATCAGAATGGAAAGGTAACCTGGATGGACATGAAGATTGCTCACCCCTTCACAACATCCAAAGAGAAGCTGAACTAATGGAGGAAAAGAAAAACACTCCTTAGGTTTGCAATAGATTTCATGTGATGATATTCTGACATGTGAATTGATGTAATCGTATCCAATTAGTTGACTACACTTCCAGTAAATTAGGGAAACAAATCATTCCAGAGTGTATTGAGTTTTGTTTGTCAAATAGACTACCTTGTTACGGAATGTTGTAAATATTACAGCTTGTTTCTATGCTGACACTGTGATGACAAATGTTTTGTAGGATATACATATCTTTGTTAAAAATAAAAGTACTGGAAAAAGAAACGTGAAAAATAACTCCGGACGCGCATTCACAGGGCTTacactagatggcagcataaaCTTGGTGATTGAAATCACATTTTACCAGCACATGTGGTCAGACTTTGTTCCGCAGAATAGGCTATAGTCTTATCTAAATGTCTAGCTCTATGCTTATAAACACATGCAACACAAGTTACCTTTCATGTCAAAGTTTCATATTATCAGTGCAACATAAAATCGTTAGGCGTCTTGATGAGTTATTCTCATCATGATTAATGTTTGACACTTTTGGTCTGTCATTACAACTAACAAGAAAAGGTGACAGTCAAACATGTTAAGCAACTATCTTTGGGCTTTGATCTACATACAATGGATATTATCTAAAACAATTAAAACATACTCCTCAACTAGGCTACTGGTTTACGGATTGGCGCACAGGACCTATCAACGGAACGCTCTAGCCTATCATATGCTGTAGACTTGGTCTCGGTGAAGCTTTTAATTCATAGTGATCTGAAAAAGTTACGGTTAATCTTGttatttaaagaaaaaaaatctatgACACAATTAcatttaagtaaaaaaaaaagatacagAAACCGAGCGTAAGGAGGTCTAAGGCTTGACGTAGGGGTCAGGTGACTCCAAACTTTTCTCTCCatcgttttttttctctccccccaGCCTGTATGTGGACTGTTATAAGGCAAGCAAAGTTTGACAAGTCAGTCTAAGTTTCTCCCTGGTCCCAAACTTGGATTTCAAGAAAGTGGTGACTGTTTAAGAAGTGACAGGGAAAGTCCCTAAGGGCGCTCTTCTTACTGCTGAGTAACTTTCCAGGTAAGCGTTGCGTTCAATTCCAGTGCCAATATTGATCTGAAGAagtatttgtatatatatatattacacaggaatatatatatatttgccgAGAAACTAAATTGCTCAGAATCCAGATGCACTGTGCCAATACAGACGCATTGCATTAATATAGGCTATCTATCCGCTATAGTATGGTCCATAATATatacttttaaaaatgttatttttttctgTGTTTAACAAGGAAAAGTTGAAATTATCCTCCAGGAAAGATTGAGACATTGATTCATCTGTTACTTTTGATGTTTTCCTTTTATAATTTGGTGTGGCCATTGTTTATGAGATACACGAGTAACCTGGGTCCAATTACTCTAAAAGCAGCATGTGATGTCAAGTTTATAGAGAATTGCAACTGAACTGCTTATAAGCTGTAGACTGGAGATAGATTTGTTTTCTTAACTTAATCCTAACCAAGCATATTGACATGCttatttatactttttttaaatgaaatattgGCGAATTTGGCTACTCAGATTTGTGAAGTTCTTCCTTGCATCTGGGAAGAGCAGTTTAAAATACGCTTCCACTAAGGAAATATTGAGGTTGAACTGATGTACTTATTACAATCTTATACATTGTGATATTCGCTCAACGTTTAATTTAATTGCTGTAATAACATCATTACAAGATCAGAGATCTTAAACTTTAGTGGGTTTCTTACTCTAGATCAGAATTGTCCTCGTGgacgttttttcttcttcttcaagTCACGAAATGGTTCTGTTATATTAAATAGACCTATACATTACCCAGTGAAATTGATTAAACAATTTTTCTTGAATTACAAATTATTTATTTGAAAAGTCTTTTATCATGGTACCATCATTGTTGAGTAAGAAGCAGTCCTTAGATTGATGTGTTATTTTTCAGTTTACTGTAGTGCTTTGAGAAGTGGGGCCACAGGTGAGAATAATTTAGAAGTTTGGTGGGAGTTTAGAAGTTTTCCTGCATGCTAAACATCTAAATTGAATGACAATTAAATATTGAATGACCATTTTGATGTTCctcaaggttagggttaggcattatggCTCATGCATGTGAAACCTGCATGTGAAAGGTTGTTTGTGATGTGAAGTTGCAAACTCTAGTACAGCatgtctacagtatatacagtacattattagCTAATTGAAGACACATGCTTTTGTTACACCCTCCTAACAGATGGCTTCTACTTATCCATGTTTGTTCATTGTGCAGTCATTCTCTGAACTTTATTTGTGTACTGGCATCGTTCAGAATCTTTATTCAAATGGTATTCGTGTTTACAAACTTGAATCTCATATGACACGCAGTGTGAGTTTAGTATCTGTGAGAGTTGGGTCTCTGTAGCGGAGCTACAGTAGGCAGGTCACTAATAAGCGCACAATGAACGGGGCCCTGTGCTGTAGTCTCAGAGCGCAGACGGACTGTCTGAGTGCGCTCCAGACACTCTTGCTATTGGCCCCAGCAGGAGAGCCATTGTTCCCCAATCTGAGGCATGCTCTGAGCAGAGAGCTATTAGGCCTTAGTAAAGTAAAGTTTGTACCTGGATGTGGAAGTTGGTTCAATTCCATCTCCAGCTTTTAGGAACAATATTTACTGAGGATGATACTTAATGAGAATAAAAATTATATATCCAGGATAATCAGAATGCAAATAGATCTTGCATTCTGAAGATCTTATAGTTATTTTCTCTGCTGACTAGTAAATTAATGTATTTTGTGAAGAACAGTAACTTTGTCTGAAACTGTGTGTGACATTTATTTGATACTTGGGGGTGTTTGCATAACAATTCTTCAATTACACTGTACAACACAAGTTAACATTGAGGAATGCTCACACACACCCTACTTGACATATTTTTAACAACCCTAATAAACATGAAACAATGTAGAAATAAGGCATGCGGACCAAATTAACAAACAATGGTTTGATGAGAAACAGGTCATGTTTTTATAGCCTGCCGATGAAGGGGAAACAaatgtttgtgcttgtgtttcaaAAACCTGGGCTCTATCATCTACCATTACACTATTCACTTACTCAGTCTTTTAAGATGTACCATCAACACTTGTAGGACCACACAATGTGATTTTCCTCTCATCACTTCCAATTGGAAGACAATAGCTATCAAATTCACTTTCTGGATTGAAGATTCATTAAGCATAACATAAGGGATTGACATCTTGTGGTCAATAAGACATTGGTCTAGTCCATACAGAAAGTGGATTTCACTCCAGAGCCAGGAAAGAGCCACCACAAGACTTGTGGTCATTCCACTTTTTCATagaatgttgagatgtgtttgatTAGAATCAAAAATGTTACTTGAGAAAGTGATATATAAGCATGTTTACTGTATATaggaatgtttatttatttattgcattCAATTATTTTCTGTCTAATTGCAGCTAAAGCCCCTTCATCATGGGTGACTGGAGTGCTTTGGGGAGGCTCCTGGACAAGGTACAGGCTTACTCCACGGCTGGAGGGAAGGTGTGGCTCTCTGTCCTCTTCATCTTCAGGATCCTGGTGCTTGGGACGGCTGTGGAGTCTGCCTGGGGGGACGAGCAGTCCGCCTTCAAGTGCAACACCCAGCAACCTGGTTGTGAGAACGTGTGTTATGACAAATCTTTTCCTATATCACATGTACGGTTCTGGGTGCTACAGATTATCTTTGTCTCGACGCCGACTCTTCTCTACCTTGCCCATGTGTTCTACCTGTTGCGAATAGAGCAGAAGATTAACCGCAAAGAGGAAGGGCTGAAAACCATCCAGAACGACGGAGGCGACGTGGACATACCTCTAAAGAAGATTGAGTTAAAAAAGCTCAAGCATGGGCTGGAAGAGCATGGGAAGGTTAAGATGAAGGGAGCCCTTTTGAGAACCTACATATTCAGCATTTTTTTCAAGTCCATTTTTGAGGTTGGCTTCCTGGTCATACAGTGGTACATTTACGGCTTCAGCTTGGCTGCTGTCTACACCTGTGAGAGGTCCCCCTGCCCCCACAGAGTCGACTGTTTCCTCTCCCGACCTACTGAGAAAACCGTCTTCATCATTTTCATGCTGGTCGTCTCTCTGGTCTCCCTGCTTCTGAACGTCATTGAGCTCTTCTACGTGACGTTCAAGAGGATCAAAGACCGTGTGAAGGGGAAACAACCGCCCGTCCACTACCCTGGCACCGGGACATTAAGCCCCACTCCCAAGGATCTCTCCACCACTAAGTATGCCTACTATAATGGCTGTTCCTCTCCCACTGCCCCCCTGTCACCCATGTCACCCCCGGGGTACAAGCTGGCCACTGGGGAGAGAACCAACTCCGTTCGCAACTACAATAAGCAAGCCAATGAGCAAAACTGGGCCAACTATAGCACGGAGCAGAACCGCCTGGGCCAGAATGGCAGCACCATCTCCAACTCCCATGCACAGGCCTTTGACTTTCCTGACGACACCCAGGAGAGTAAGAAACTGACCCCAGGGCACGAGCTGCAGCCGTTGGCCTTGATGGACCCCAGGCCCTGCAGTCGGGCCAGCAGTCGCATGAGTAGTCGGCCGAGGCCAGATGATCTAGatgtctagccccccccccccccccccattggtgCCAGAGAACAGAGAGCATAATTCTCAAAGTGCTGAAGCGGGCGGGTCATAGCCCATTCACTGTTCTCACTAGAGAATCTAGTCAATAAAGAGACATTAAAATACTTACACTGTTGGAGGTACTATACATTTATTGATGACTTTCAAACTAGTGGAGCTAACAAGCTTTAAAAAGAAAACAACTAGTTGGTGAAGAACATGTGACCGTGTTCCGATAACTGTGCCCAACAGTCCCTCATTTCACTTTAGAAGAATATGCCTTGGTGATGTGTTTGGTTAAGTTATCATGTTTTTACCTGTAGGTTTCATTACGCAGgatggcatttattgtcatgaatcttgccctggaggcagctctgctgagtggtcactagctggcacagccacaaagtcatacaatTTAATTTTGAACTTCCTACCTTACCTTACCTGCTAACcttaatgtctaaccctaaccttaaattaagaccaaaaagcacttTTTAAAAATGAATTTTTATGATAtaaccaattttgactttgcagctgccGGCCCATCTAGCAGAAAtttctcagttctgcctccagtgCAAGATTTATGACAATAAACTTCAACCTGCTTCCACCATATGGCCACACACAATGACATTACAATTAGAAAGATTACTCTTCAATATAATAGCAATGTGTCTTTTTCCATGCCTTGGAAGTAGTTTGAAAAACACTTGGCTTTTAAGTCTCCGTCACACTCATCCTCTGTATGACTTCCAAGTATGTCTTGTCAAACTGGGTTGTGAGAAGGATGCTCAAATTCATGAATAAAGATTTATTTATTAGTATGCAGGACATCCACCACTAGAAAAAGATTGACTACTATCCAAGGTCATGTCCATACACCCAACTGCATATTTATTGATAATAATCCAAATTACAGCAGTACAATTTGTTCAACAAATAAGAGGTTGATTTTATTATTGTGGACTGTCATTTCCTGATAAACTTTGAATTTATGTGGTGTCAGTTGATTTATGATATAtgtttgttttttgggggggaagagGTTGTTGTCAGATGGTGGACTCAAGCTGCTGGAAGAGAAATACAGAGCAACAGTTTTGTATTGCAACAGGTGTGTCTCGGAAGCATCTTTGAAAGAAAGGCTTTATATTTTTCTCATTttaaagtgtgtgtttgttttttaatgtTGTTTCCTGTTGGATGGTAGAGGAGGGCAATAGAATGATTTTTTTGTTTTGCCTTTTGAGTGAATGATTTTTTTTCTCAAACTCAATGTAATCATTGCTGCTTGAGAGATAGATATTTAGTACTGTAAATCAAGCTAACTGTGTCACAAATGTGAGTTTGTAGAAGACTGCTTATAGAGCCGGACTAATATTTAGTCAAATATATTAAAAGGTATATGCCAATGTAGCTCCACACCTACCATACACTTGTAAATGGATTTTCAATTGGAAATGTTCATGTTTTCTTTCCGTTTTTTTTCTCAAACTTTGCATTATAGTATTTCGGTACTCAAACAGAGAGTTTCATGGGTTTTTCAGCTACGATGGTGTTTGCACTGAGATCTTGACTAGGGTTTAATAGGATTAAAAAAGTGGCAAGTGTTTTCGGATATGCATGTTACTAATTTATTTTACAACACCAGGCAGAAAtcactacagtacatacattCAGACAGTGCTTTTGTTTGACCACTGGTTTCAATGATCTTGCAAGGCTAAAGCAAAGGGCCTCCATACAGAGTACAAGACAAACTTGGGTGTACATTTGTTTGATAACGTGGTCAAATAACGCCATTCCATGGAAATCCACTGTTGTACAGTGTGTAAGTGCATGATAGCAAAAAACCTCATTAATCATATCTGTGAAAAGCTATTTTAACCCAATAAAGATTTTTTCTTTCTTAAGATTGTTTTCTTTACAAGTCTGTTATCATATGCACTTCATTTTGCCTTTGTCCGTCTTGATACAGGCTATGTGTCTAGTCCAGCCTCCTCAGTGAAGGACCTACTGTTTAATAGGTATCAAACAGATCAATGTTATGGTTAAAAGATACATTTCTCATGTTTTGAGACTACATTAGCTCACACTTTCCTCTTTTATAGGAAACAAACCCTAAACAATGAATCATATATGTTAGTCAGCTTGGGGAtattgagagaatgacaagagttaTTCAGTATTATGTACTGAAAATGCCTCGGAGACTTTGAAAATGTCATAATATGAAAAGACTCAGCGCTTTTCTCTTATCCAAGTTTCCTATTTAACCTTTCCACAAAGCTAAATAAAACCACATGTTTGGACCCAATCTGTAGACCACATGTGGCTGAAGCAGAACGGAAAAAAGCGATACTTTGATCCAATGCTAATTAATCTAGATTTTTAATTTAACGATGAGTTTTTATCAAGACTTTTAAACAAGACTTTACTGTAAGTACAACTGTCAACACAAAAATGGTTAAAACACACACCATTTCTACGAAAAATCTGTATTACATAATGTATTTACATAACAGAAGATATCATAAAAATTAAGAACTGTGCCGAGTGGGAAAACTAACAATACAGCAGTTCACCTATTTAAGATAAAGTTTTCTGAAATATGTTTTAAATGTTGATTCTCTGTGTGAGTGAAGCAAAGACATGACCCCTGATACTGTGGAATACTAAATAGTAGAAATAGTTCAAAGTCCATTAGCAAAACTATATCACAGAATTGTCCAATTTAAAATGGTAGTCCTAGTACATTTTAAAGCATTCAGAAGGTGACGGAAAACAAAATGCGATACTACAACTTCTGTCTCTAGTGCAGATGCTACCCACATGAATACTTGATAAATGTCAAATAAAGTCCTGTAACTGTACTTGGTGCAGTGGTTAGGTTAGAGTTTTACTGTGTTTGTGCATGCTTATTTTTAGACAACGAGGATTCAAATGAGTACAGCTTTAATTTCTCCCAAAGACTACTGGAAACCTCAATGTCTGAGTTACATTTCCGCTGTCTGTACAACCACTCAGACCACAAGGCCAGGGCGGTGCTACCAATGCATGGTAAATCTGCTAACCTTAACTAAAAATGCTAGATTAACTTTTCATCATGACGTCACCACAGAGTTAACAGAAACAGCTGGTGCTTGGTGTCGACTTCTCATCACAGAATAAGCTTTATTCCTTTTATCATGTCAGTGGGGTGGAAAATAGTTGTATTAGGCGTCTTTGACAGATTAGCCAATCCCTGTCCTCTAAAGGAAAGACAGCTTGCAAAACTACAGATAAATGAGTAGCACAACACATCAAAAGTGAATTCAACTATCTACTGTACATGGTAGATATATCATTCACCTCTCTCTGCAAAGTTTATTAGTAACTGAACTGTCCTATGGAGTCTATAGCTAGACCATTAGCGTCACTAACTTGGACCTAATTGCTGTTTATTTTTCATATGCTCTTCAGTTTTTGTTAGGGCAAACCTGTGGATTCATAAGACAGACTTGACCCTATTTACTTTGTGGTCACCATTACTGGGTCAGCTAAccagtggtgacccgtcattcagggcagagccccgCCTGTTTAGAGCCGCACATTTCTAGCtataatttttttataaaaacatttgtttaattctgggttgcctgttttgcatgttatttcggcattaatacatgtcacatatcagtttgcaaacaatgtaaaaaatctaTAATAAATCATAAGGGTggccgaaaggttgctggatcaaatccctaaaaatctgtcattctgcccctgaacaaggcagataacccactgttccctggtagccTGTCATtagaaataagaatttgtttgtaactgacttgcctagt of Salvelinus namaycush isolate Seneca chromosome 29, SaNama_1.0, whole genome shotgun sequence contains these proteins:
- the LOC120024000 gene encoding gap junction Cx32.2 protein-like, with translation MGDWSFLASLLDKVQSHSTVVGKVWLTVLFVFRLLVLVAGIEKVWGDEQSRLVCNTLSPGCKNLCYDRAFPISHIRFWVLQIIFVSVPTLVYLAHVMHVIHKENKMRRQQSKGKNGIVKVPKYTDDKGKVHIKGTLLVSYMSNVFFKILFEVGFIVGQYYLYGFVLPNKIKCSGYPCKGDHVECFISRPTEKTIFIIFMLVMACVSLLLNVVEMFHLIGSKVRQGRNRQPPAAERYALHDKHKQFDKESFC
- the LOC120024454 gene encoding gap junction Cx32.2 protein-like, giving the protein MGDWSYLSKLLDKVQSHSTAIGKTWMSVLFIFRILVLGAAADSVWGDEQSDFYCNNKEPGCENVCYDWAFPISHIRFWVMQIIFVSTPTLLYLGHAMHVIQREDKMREALQSQVDNGMLKRPKYTDDRGKIKIKGILLRSYMTQLFFKIVLELAFIVGQYYLYGFVMKPMFLCQQQPCSRLGAECFMSRPTEKTIFIIFMLVVSCVSLLLNVIEVFYLICTRIKCGNKKQYPLHITSVENPITLYCPTSEWKGNLDGHEDCSPLHNIQREAELMEEKKNTP
- the LOC120024609 gene encoding gap junction alpha-1 protein, with the translated sequence MGDWSALGRLLDKVQAYSTAGGKVWLSVLFIFRILVLGTAVESAWGDEQSAFKCNTQQPGCENVCYDKSFPISHVRFWVLQIIFVSTPTLLYLAHVFYLLRIEQKINRKEEGLKTIQNDGGDVDIPLKKIELKKLKHGLEEHGKVKMKGALLRTYIFSIFFKSIFEVGFLVIQWYIYGFSLAAVYTCERSPCPHRVDCFLSRPTEKTVFIIFMLVVSLVSLLLNVIELFYVTFKRIKDRVKGKQPPVHYPGTGTLSPTPKDLSTTKYAYYNGCSSPTAPLSPMSPPGYKLATGERTNSVRNYNKQANEQNWANYSTEQNRLGQNGSTISNSHAQAFDFPDDTQESKKLTPGHELQPLALMDPRPCSRASSRMSSRPRPDDLDV